The DNA sequence CCGGGGTCTCGACGTTGACTTCCTTGAAGAAGCCCAGGCGTTCCAGGCGGGTCTTGGACTGGTCGATCAGGTAAGTCGATGCCCAGCCACCTTCCATCTGGCGCATTTCACGGCGCAGCACTTCGTCCTCGGTCTTGGTATTTCCCCGGAAGTTGATACGGTTGACGTAGGCACGCTTGCCCGGATCCACGGCGAAGATGATGTCGACGCTATGGTCTTCAGTGTGTGGGGTTGGCACGCCGTTGACGTTGGCGAAGGTGTAGCCCTCGTTACCCAGGCGACGGGTGATCAAGTCCGAGGTCGTGGTCATGACTTTGCGCGAGAACACTTGGCCCTTCTGCACCAACAACAGTGACTTGATCTGCTCTTCAGGCACTTTCAGGTCACCGCTGAGCTTGACGTCGCGAACGGTGTATTTCTCGCCTTCAGTGATGTTGACGGTGATGTAGACGTGCTTCTTGTCCGGGGTGATGGACACCTGGGTCGAAGCGATGTCCATGTTGATGTAGCCGCGGTCCAGGTAGTAGGAACGCAAGCGCTCCAGGTCACCGGAGAGTTTTTCACGGGCGTACTTGTCGTCGTTCTTGAAGAATGACAGCCAGTTGGTGGTCTTGAGGGTGAATTGATCGATCAGCTCCTCATCGGGGAAAACTGTGCTGCCGACCACGTTGATGTGCTGGATGGCCGCGACAGTGCCTTCATCTATCTTGATTTTCAGGCCCACACGGTTACGGGGCTGCGCGATGACTTCGGCATCGACCGTGGCCGAGTAGCGCCCCTGGGCGACGTATTGACGCTGCAGCTCGTTACGCACACCTTCGAGGGTCGCGCGCTGGAAGATCTCGCCTTCGGCCAGGCCGGATTGCTTGAGGCCTTTCATCAGGTCTTCGGTGGAGATCGCCTTGTTGCCTTCGATCTCGATACTGGCCACTGACGGGCGCTCCACGACGGTGATGACCAGGACATCACCGTCGTGCCCCAGTTGGATATCCTGGAAGAAACCGGTCTTGAACAATGCGCGGGTGGACTCCACCAGGCGCCGCTCATCGGCGTCATCCCCCACGTTCAAGGGCAAGGCCCCGAATACGCTGCCGGCGGAAACACGCTGAAGACCGTTGATACGTATGTCGGAAATTTTGAAGCCTTGAGCGTGTGCAAGTGTGGCATTGAGCAGCAGTGCAGCCGAGCAGAGCAGGCGCGAAAATTTCATCAAGATCTTTATCCAGGACACATCGACAGGCAGCGTAGGCGGGCGCGGATATCTCACAGCGAGACGAGTAGCCGCGCAGCGAGCCGGCTGGTGGAAGTGCAGCATAAAAGCTCGGTGCGTTTGGTGCGGTTAACCCAGTGTCAAGTTAGGTAAAGGTTGGCTCACGGCGATGACGCTGTGCCATGCAAGGGCGATAATGCAGCCCCTCCACTCAAGAGCGTCCCATGATCCGCGTATTGCTTGTCGACGATGACCAGGAACTGACCGGAATGCTCAGCCAATACCTGGAGCGTGAAGGTTTTGAGGCGACGGCCGTGCATACCGGCGAGGAGGGCGAGGTCCAGGCGCTGTCCGGTCGCTACAGCATCGTGGTGTTGGATGTGATGTTGCCCGGGTTGTCGGGCATCGAAGTGCTCAGGCGCATTCGGGCGGTGAATCAGGTGCCGGTGGTGTTGCTCACGGCCCGTGGCGACAACATCGACAAGATCACCGGTCTGGAGCTGGGTGCCGATGATTATGTGCCCAAGCCCAGCTCGCCGGGGGAGCTGGTGGCGCGTCTGCGGGCCATCATGCGCCGGGTACAGCCGACGGATCAGCCCACCTGCGAAGTGATCAGGACCGGCCCGTTGGTCATGTGGCCCGGCAAGCGCCAGGCTCAATGGCATGGACGCGAACTGGCGGTGACCAGTACCGAATTCAGCTTGCTTGAAGAACTGGCCCGCTGTGCCGGGCAGGTAGTGAGTAAGCAGGATCTGTCCCTCAATGCCTTGGGGTGTCCCTTGACCCGTTACGACCGGCGCATCGACGTGCACATCAGCAGCATTCGCCACAAGCTGGGGCCACGCCCCGATACCAAAGCCTGGATTCAAAGCGTGCGCGGCCTTGGTTATTTGATGATCGCCGAACGATGAAACCCAGCCGGCTGTTCTGGAAATTGTTCCTGGCGTTCTGGCTCTCTACCAGCTTGACGTTTTTGGTCGGTTTGGGCTTGCTGGTAATGGGCAGTGCCAAGCCTGGGGATCCTCATCTGGAAACCATCCTGGCCAGTGAAGAACAGCTCCTGCGTCAGTTTGGTGTCGAGTCGGGTCGCCAACTCCTGGCGGTCTGGGAGCACCCTGATGACCAGGCCATTGGCGTATATGACCGAGCCGGTCAACTGTTGGCCGGGGAGGCGATTGCGCAACCGGCCTATGAGCGAGCGGTCGTCGGCAAGGACGGAGTCACGTTGTCGCTCAAATCTACCCATCCCCCG is a window from the Pseudomonas brassicacearum genome containing:
- the bamA gene encoding outer membrane protein assembly factor BamA: MKFSRLLCSAALLLNATLAHAQGFKISDIRINGLQRVSAGSVFGALPLNVGDDADERRLVESTRALFKTGFFQDIQLGHDGDVLVITVVERPSVASIEIEGNKAISTEDLMKGLKQSGLAEGEIFQRATLEGVRNELQRQYVAQGRYSATVDAEVIAQPRNRVGLKIKIDEGTVAAIQHINVVGSTVFPDEELIDQFTLKTTNWLSFFKNDDKYAREKLSGDLERLRSYYLDRGYINMDIASTQVSITPDKKHVYITVNITEGEKYTVRDVKLSGDLKVPEEQIKSLLLVQKGQVFSRKVMTTTSDLITRRLGNEGYTFANVNGVPTPHTEDHSVDIIFAVDPGKRAYVNRINFRGNTKTEDEVLRREMRQMEGGWASTYLIDQSKTRLERLGFFKEVNVETPAVPGIDDQVDVNYSVQEQASGSITASVGFSQSSGLILGGSITQNNFLGTGNYASLGLTRSSYQSKYNIGFTDPYFTPDGVSLGYNAFYSATDYNEYYDDDNSYYSINSFGAGTTVGYPINETSRLSFGVTAQHDSIEAGTYSSDEIYDFIQREGSEFTNLKATIGWSESTLNRGVLASRGHSQNLNLMMTVPGSDLSFYKLDYTGQTFVPVTDATSLRFHTKLGYGNSYGSTDGLPFYENYTAGGEGSVRGFESGTLGPHSTPATGTYASEGQQYYSDRDTESLGGNILITGGVEYLFPMPFIKDNKSVRTSVFWDVGSVYSNKCYLSTTQGCDGVDLDQMASSVGVGVTWYSPLGPLSANLAFPVRTPENADTQVFQFSMGQTF
- a CDS encoding response regulator transcription factor, encoding MIRVLLVDDDQELTGMLSQYLEREGFEATAVHTGEEGEVQALSGRYSIVVLDVMLPGLSGIEVLRRIRAVNQVPVVLLTARGDNIDKITGLELGADDYVPKPSSPGELVARLRAIMRRVQPTDQPTCEVIRTGPLVMWPGKRQAQWHGRELAVTSTEFSLLEELARCAGQVVSKQDLSLNALGCPLTRYDRRIDVHISSIRHKLGPRPDTKAWIQSVRGLGYLMIAER